Proteins found in one Magnolia sinica isolate HGM2019 chromosome 5, MsV1, whole genome shotgun sequence genomic segment:
- the LOC131245487 gene encoding transcription elongation factor 1 homolog produces the protein MGKRKSRAKPPPKKRMDKLDTVFSCPFCNHGTSVECRIDMKNLIGEATCRICQENFSTSITALSEPIDVYSEWIDECERVNNLEEDAA, from the exons ATGGGGAAGAGGAAGTCAAGGGCAAAGCCACCTCCTAAGAAGCGGATGGACAAACTTGATACTGTCTTTAGTTGCCCCTTCTGCAACCATGGAACCAGTGTTGAGTGCCGCAT CGATATGAAGAATTTGATTGGTGAAGCCACATGCAGGATTTGCCAAGAAAATTTTAGCACTTCAATCACTG CTTTATCGGAACCCATAGATGT GTACAGTGAATGGATAGACGAATGCGAACGGGTCAACAACCTTGAAGAAGATGCTGCTTAA